Proteins co-encoded in one Meiothermus sp. genomic window:
- the surE gene encoding 5'/3'-nucleotidase SurE produces the protein MRILVTNDDGIYSPGLLALAEVAAAFGEVRVVAPDVEQSAMGQAITITRPLHYRATPMGGLEAYRVNGTPADCVVLGTHHWDKVDLVLSGINLGSNLGHEIWHSGTVAAAKQAALLGIPAIAFSALMNGREPEFDLLKPWVGRVLEALLREPRPFLINVNLPPKPKGILWARQSVRRYEGRIVPGTDPMGRAHFWFVAHPDHEPEEGTDRWAVGHNFIALTPLRLDLTDEARLSQTFQLAALAD, from the coding sequence ATGCGAATCCTGGTTACCAACGACGACGGTATCTACAGCCCCGGCCTGCTGGCGCTGGCCGAGGTGGCTGCGGCCTTTGGGGAGGTGCGGGTGGTGGCGCCCGATGTGGAGCAGTCGGCCATGGGCCAGGCCATTACCATAACCCGACCCCTGCACTACCGCGCCACGCCCATGGGGGGCCTCGAGGCCTACCGTGTCAACGGTACGCCCGCCGACTGCGTGGTGCTGGGTACGCACCACTGGGACAAGGTGGACCTGGTGCTCTCCGGCATCAACCTGGGTTCCAACCTGGGCCACGAGATCTGGCACTCCGGCACGGTGGCGGCGGCCAAGCAGGCGGCTTTGCTAGGGATTCCGGCCATTGCCTTTAGCGCCCTCATGAATGGCCGGGAGCCCGAGTTTGATCTGCTGAAGCCGTGGGTGGGCAGGGTGCTCGAGGCCCTCCTACGCGAGCCCAGACCCTTCCTGATCAACGTCAACCTGCCGCCCAAACCCAAAGGTATTCTCTGGGCCCGGCAGTCGGTGCGGCGGTACGAGGGCCGGATTGTGCCCGGCACCGACCCCATGGGCCGGGCGCACTTCTGGTTTGTGGCCCACCCCGACCACGAGCCCGAGGAGGGCACCGACCGCTGGGCGGTGGGCCACAACTTTATCGCCCTAACCCCTCTGCGCCTCGACCTGACCGACGAGGCCCGTCTGAGCCAGACTTTTCAGCTGGCAGCCCTGGCCGACTGA